Below is a genomic region from Leptolyngbyaceae cyanobacterium.
AGTTCTACATCTTCTTCTTGCCATTGGTGGGGCTTTGTACCGCAATGGTGCAATTCCACCATTCCTAGTAATTTGCTGCCTTTATCTACCACCGGGACTAATAGCCAGGATGCTATTTTAGAGCGGCGTACTAATTCTTTTAATTGGGGCGAGTTATTAATGGCGGTGTTTTTCTGGGTATCAGCTACGTAAACAGGTACTAGCCCTTGGGCTACCTCCTGAAACAAAGGATTCTGTTGTAATGGCCATTTTTCTCCTGCCAAAGAGCGAACGCCCGGAGTTAAAAATTCATGTAGATTAGTTGTTTCAATGTCTGTTTCTTTACAACGGTATATTAAACACCGACAAACTTGCATGGCTTGGCCTAATTCTAGGGCTGCTTTGGCGAGAACTTCTTGAGGATTGAGGGATTGCCTGATAGCAGTGGTGATGGAATTTACCAGCCGTTCTTTACTTTCTTGTTTGGCGATCGAGCGATAAGCTTTGAGTAATTTATATTGTCCTGCTTGCAGGTAAGTTACCAAACGCTGGGCAAACGGGTCTGGGTCGATATTTTGCCCTCTTGATGAGGCTTTGGCCAATAATTTGGTTTTTACCTGTTTGATTTTTTTGGCTAACTCAGGGCGATAAACCAAAATTTTGTCTAGCAATAATTCAGCTGCTTTACAGCTTACCTGCCGATCGAATGTCCAAATGCCTTCAAAGCGGCGAGATGGATCTATGTCAACGTGCATATGTTCGGGGGAGGGCATTATAGGCACTTGCCGTTCCCGACACACTATGCAACTGGCGTATTGCTGCCCGATTACTACTAGATGCCACTCTTGAGAGAGGATGTCTTGGGGGTCAAACGCGATCGTTTCGTAGGTGTCAGAACGGCTGCAAAAATCTGTTTCCGGTGCCGCTAATACGTACACCTGATTGCTTTTTTGCGCGATTCGCTTATAACGGTGCGCTTCCTGACGGTAGAAGCGTTCTCTCTGAAAATTAGCAATCACTAGCGGCTGATCTGACCCCGCCAAAACTTGGTCTTCCATCGCGTGAGAAAGCGCGGTTAAGGAAGACTTGAAATACATTTGTGGCCGCAGTTGGGGCAGTTCTTCCAGCAGTCCTGCCAGCACGGAAGTCTGGATGCTCATGGATATATTTTTTTATATAGTCTCAAGCAAAGTCCACCAAAAAGAGCGATCGCTCCAGCCACAACCTTTACTCAACTGATCTGTGCTGGAGATTTACCCCAGTACGTTGGCTTTGAGTTGAGTGGATTTTGTTAATTTCTAGTTTAACTGCCAACGATCCCGTCGATGAAAAGAGAAGGGGAAGGGAGATTTGACGATATGGGTTGAACTTGTTATCTTATATGTAGTCGTAATGAGTACGTTTTATTGCCAGGTAATTTAAATTTATCTGTTTAAGCGATCGCGTTGAGGATTGGATTAAGTAAAGTTAAGTATTTTTGCCTTTATTGAAGCCCATATCGATACCCAAGAGAAAACAACATGGTGAAAATAGTTGGTATTGGCGGTAGCCTCAGAACAGACTCCTACAGTCAACAAGCTTTAAATTTAGCGGCTTTGCGCGTAGAAGCACTCGGCGCGGAAGTAGAAATACTCGATCTGCGAGAAATGAACTTGCCGTTTTGCAATGGGGAAGATGAGTATCCCGATTACCCAGATGTGGAGAAGTTGCGAAACGCGGTACGTAGTGCTGATGGATTAATTTTGGCAACGCCGGAGTATCACGGTAGCGTTAGTGGCGTATTGAAAAACGCCCTCGATTTGATGAGTTTCGAGCATCTCAGCGATAAAGTAGTTGGTACGATCAGCGTTTTGGGCGGACAATCTAACAACAACGCCTTAAATGATTTGCGAGTAATTTTACGATGGGTACACGCATGGGTTATACCGGAACAGGTTGCGATCGGTCAAGCATGGAAAGCTTTTGGTTCTGATGGCAAACTGTTAGATGAAAAGCTTTCTCAACGCTTTGATAAGTTTGCCGAAAGTTTGATAGAAAGTACTCGCAAGTTACGGGGAGTTGCTTAGGAGAATTCAAGAAACCCGGTTTTTCTAAAAAACCGGGTTTCTGGCAAAGGGCAACCGAAAGTTTAGAATTAAGTTGCCGAGTATTGTGAGGAATCAAAAAATGTTATTACGTTACATTTTGGCATGGATTCCAATGATTGCGATCGCCATCTTCAACGCGACGATTCGAGAAACTACTTATGGCAAGTATTTTAGTGAATTGCGTTCCCATCAAATCTCTACTATCACTGGGGTTTTGTTCTTCGGTTTATATATTTGGGGCATCACGCAACTTTGGGGTTTTACATCGATGACAGAAGCGCTCTTGGTGGGATTGATTTGGCTGGGATTAACAGTTATATTTGAGTTTGGCTTTGGTCGTTACGTAGCAAAGCATTCTTGGGAAAAACTACTTGGTGACTATAATATTTTGGCAGGCAGAATATGGATAATCATATTAATCTGGCTTGCCATTGCTCCGATGTTATTTTATAAGTTACTGGGATGAAATAACGATCGCCAAGAGTAATCAAATTTTTTTAGGCATTTAACTCGCGATTGCTAAGGCATCTAAATTGCCATCGCTAATCAGGCGTCCGTCTTCCATGTAGACAATGCGATCGGCTATATCCAAAATTCGGTTATCGTGGGTAACTAATAAGATAGTACAACCTTGTTCTTTGGCTAATTTTTGCATCAATTCTACTACATCTCGTCCGGATTTTTTATCTAGGGCGGCAGTCGGTTCATCTGCTAGGACAATTTTCGGTTGACTGACTAAGGCGCGTGCAATAGCTACTCTTTGTTTTTGTCCTCCAGATAAGTCATCTGGATAGTAATTGACGCGATTTCCTAATCCTACTGCTTCTAGCATTTCTTTGGCCCGATCGTTCATTTCGGCAGGGGAAATTTTGGGATGTACTTCTAATCCCATTCGCACGTTTTGTAGTGCAGTTAAGCTTCCGTGTAAATTATGGGCTTGGAAAATATAACCGTTCTGGCGACGTATTTCGGTTAATTGTTTTTCATTGGCACGGCAAAGTTCTTTTCCTAATACTTTTAAGCTGCCTTCTTGGGCAGAACGCAAACCGCCTACTAAGGTTAGTAGGGTGGTTTTGCCGGAACCGGATGGGCCAGTCATAATGATGATTTCGCCAGCGTTAATTTCTAAGTTGATGTCGAACAACGCTTGTTTACGAAGTTGCCCTTTTCCGAAGTAATGGTTTAGGTTTTGGATGGAAATTACGGCTGTCATGATATAATTATGGGTGTTTTTTACCACAGATGAAACACAGATGAACACAGATGAACACAGATGAATATTTAGATAGTTTGTGAGAGTTGATGGGTTATTTTTAACCGCAGATGTAAGAGGATAAACGCGGATGAACGCAGATAATATTTTTGTTCTGACTCTTGAATTCTCCTCTTAAAACATATCTGCGGGGTCGGCGGATTGTAGTTTGCTGGTTGCGATCGTACCGGAAATTACGCACATGATAATGGTTAAGGTTAAAACCATTATGGCGCGTGCTAAAGTCATGTAAAGTGGTAAGTTAGTAGCGGTGCGAGTTACATGGTAAAGTCCGATCGGTACTACGAATCCTGGCAGAAAACCTAAGACTGCTAAAATGATTGCTTCTTCAAAAATTACTCCCAACAAATAGGAGTTGTGATAGCCCATTGCTTTGAAGGTGGCGTATTCTTTGATGTGGGCGTTTACATCGGTGGAAAGTACTTGATAAACGATAATGACACCGACGATAAAACCCATCGCTACTCCCAAACCGAAAATGAACCCGATTGGGCTTCCACTTTTCCAATAGTCTTCTTCAAATTTGACGAATTCTTCAATGGTTAGTACTTTTACATCATCGGGAAGGTAAGCTTTTAATGCTGCGGCTACTTGGGTGGAATCTGCGCCTGGTTCGATGTCAATTAAGCCGAGATTCACGCTACCAGCTTGTCGTTTGGGAAATAGTCTTAAGAAATTTTCATCGCTGGAAATTATCGAACCATCGGCACCAAAGGAAGCACCAAGTTTGAATAAACCACTAATAGTAATTGTTCTTTTGTCTATTTCGGTGGTTACTTCTTTTCCTGCTTCTAATTGAGTAAAAACTTGTTGGTAATCTCCTCTGGCACCTCTGTCAAATAGAAAGTGATCGGGTAACCGAATTTTGTCTAGTTGGGCGTTAATTTCTGGTAACTTTAAAGCTGGTTGTTCGGTACTGATGCCAAGTACTTGGACGGTGGTTTTTTTGCGCGTCTGGGGATTTTTCCAACTGATGGTGTTGATATACATGGCTTGGGCAGATTCTACCCCAGGCACATCGGCAGCTTGGTAGAGTCGCCGCCGGGAAAAGGTGGATAAACTTTGGGTGTTGCGGGCTTGGGGACTCATCAGCACGATGTCTCCCTCTAGGGCGCGGTTGAGGCGGGTGTTGCTGTCATACAAGGCGTTCTGAAAGCCTAGCTGCATGAACATCAAGACATCGGCAAAGGCTATCCCGGATAAGGCTACTAGCAGGCGGCTTTTGTGGCGGCTGAGTTGCAGCCATCCCAAGGGGGTGCGCCGCCGGATGGTATCGATAAATCCAATCATAATTCGATCGCAACTTTGACTTGTAAGTTGGTAAATTTGGCCGCTTTTTGGGTGGAGGCTTCGTCTAAGCGGATGTGAACTTCTACTACTCTGGAGTCGATGTTCTCGCTGGGGTCGCTGTTGATCACGTTTTGGCGTTCGATTTGCCAGCCGATGCGATCGACTATTCCATGTATATCACCTGGTAGAGAAGTGCTTTCAATCCGCACTTTCTGTCCTGGTTCGATTTTGCTGACATCGGTTTGGTAAACTTCTGCTACTGCCATCATTTGGTTGACTTGTCCGATTTCGACGATGCCATTGTTGGAAACGGTTTCGCCAGGACGAGTATGGATTTTGAAAATTACGCCTTCTTGGGGCGCTTTTAGGTAAGTTTGGTCTAAATTCGCTTTGGCTTCTTTCGCACTTGCGATCGCTTGTCTGAGTTCCGCTTGTGCTGCGGCGACATCCACCGGGCGCACTTCGGCAATTTTGTTTAAAGTGGCTTGTGCAGAACTGGCTTGTTGGCTACCAGTGGCTTGAATTCGCGCCAAAACTGCTTTGGCTTCGTTAATCTGCTTGCTGCCGGTGGCGGTAATTCTTTCTAAGTTAGCTTTGGCTTCGCTGATTTGCTTGCTGCCGGTGGCGTCGGTTCTGGCTAAAATGGCTTTGGCTTCCGTTAGTTGTTCGGTGAGAGTTTGTACGGAAAGTCGTTTGCTGTCAAATATCGATTGTGCGATCGCACCTTCTTTGTACAATTGCTCGTAACGCCGAAATTCCGATTTGGCATTCTCCAACTCGGCTTCTAATCTTTTAATTGTGGCTTGTTGCGCCCGCTTATCTCCTTCCCATTGCGCTTCTAGTCGCGCCAACGTCGCTTGTGTAGTTGCTTTATCCCCTAGCCATTGGGCTTCTAGTCTGGCTAAGGTTTCTCGTTGCGCCCTTTCGTCACCAAGTGATTGTGCCTGAATTCTGCCAATTTCCGCTTTTTGCGCTTCGATTTCACCTTCTTTTGCGCCAGCTTGCACTTTAGCTAGGTTTGCTTTCGCCACTTGCACGGCTTCTTGGCTTTTCTCGTAAGCGGCTTGTAAGCGATCGCGATTATCCAAAATCGCAATTACTTGTCCTGCTTTAACGGAATCTCCCTCTTTAACTAATAGCTGCTCTACCCGACTCCCTTGACTCGATGAAGGAGGCGAAAGCTTAATCACTTCTCCCGCCGGTTCAAGTCTACCCAGCGCCGTCACCGTTGTCACCTGCGGGACAACCACCTGAGATACTTGGCTTTCTTTGGCAGAATCCGGTAGCTGTAAGTTGAGGACTCGCGAGGCTGTCATTCCAGCGATGCCCAGGCTGGCGGCGATGCCAAGTATTACAACCTGGCGGGGAATGGGCTTGAGGAAGGGAAAATCTTTAACCGTTAAGTCGCGAACCATAAGCTTTCCTCTGGGTGAAGAATGGTAAACTAAACGATTTAGTTTACTAAATACTAAACTAGACTGTGTAGTATGGAAATGTCAAGGGGGGAGGGAAAGAAGGATGAAGTGTGAAGTCAGAATTCAGGAGTCAGAAGTTAGAGTTAACAAATTTCCTCTTTCTCCCTGCCCCCCGCTCCCCTGCTCCCCATCTACCCACCTTGCAAAATGGGCGAAACATTTAATGTAGTTATGGGATAGGCTATGAAAGCTGGAGTAAAAAATATAATGAAGAAGGCAGATAGCGATCGCGCGGGACGTTCACAATCAACAGATAAAGTCGAAGCCATCTTACAAGGGGCGATGCAAGAATTCCTGGCGCATGGCTATGCTGCTACCACGATGGACAAGGTAACTGCGGCGGCTGGAGTATCGAAAACCACGGTTTACAGTTACTTTCAAGATAAAGAAAGCTTATTTGCCGCCTTAGTTGAAAGATTAGTAGACGATCATTGTCAAGCAGCATTAAATCCCGAAGACGCGCAATCCTGGGAAGGAGAAACTAGTGAAGTTTTGCAACGTTTCGGGGTAAACTTTTTGGAAAATGTCAAAAGTAAAGAGCAATTGCGAGATTTAGTTAGATTAATTATTGCTGAATCCGGACGTTTTCCCGTGCTAGCACAAATTTTCGTGCGGAAAGTCGATAAAAAGGTTTTTCAGCTTTTAGTCAAATACTTTGTATCCAATCAAGAATTACAACTTCCCGATCCTGAAGCAGCAGCGAGAGTATTTCTCGGTTCTTTAGTGCATTTCGTAATCGTGCAAGATATGTTGCACGCTAAAGATATCATGCCGATGGAAAGCGATCGCTTAATTAACATTTTAGTTTACTTATTAACAGCCAATCTAAGAGAAAAATCAGACGATCGATATTCCGGTACGAGACAAAAATCATCTCGCCGCAAGCGTTCCCCCTCCGGTAAATTTGAACCAGACTATCAAAGCGAACCAAAACGCTTGAGGTCGATTCGCCTAACTGACACAGCATGGGAAAAACTAGCAGAAATTGCCAAAGAAAACGAACTAACTCGTAGCGAATTAATTGAAAACTTGGCTAGACAAGAAGAAATATGATGAAGGGAAAGGGCAAAGTAGCAACATCAATTCAAAATCCATATTCATCTGCGTGCATCTGCGTGTATCTGCTTTCATCTGCGGTTTAAAATCAAAAATAAACTACAGGTATCAAAAATAGATCCGTGTAACAAATCCAGAAAACTGAACAGCAACATCTGTGTTCATCTGTGTTCATCTGTGGACATCTGTGGTAAAAAAAGCCCTCACCAAAGATTTTCGGCTCCCAAAAAAGATTATAATAATAACCTTCATCAATAAAATATAGTAAGAATTCCTACTCATGAATTCCCAAGAAAATCGCTGGCAATTCTGGATCGATCGCGGTGGTACATTTACTGATATTGTGGCGCGTCGTCCTGACGGACGGCTAGTAATTCATAAGCTGTTGTCAGAAAACCCCGAACGCTACCCAGATGCGCCAGTGCAAGGAATTCGGGACATTTTGGGAGTTTCTGCCGATGCACCCATTCCATCTGACCAAATTGAAGTGGTTAAAATGGGTACGACGGTGGCGACAAATGCCTTATTGGAAAGAAAAGGCGATCGCACTGTATTACTAATCACCAAAGGTTTTCGGGACGCCCTTCGCATTGGTTATCAAAACCGCCCGGATATCTTCGCCCGTCATATTGTACTGCCAGAAATGCTGTACGAGCAAGCGATCGAAGTAGAAGAACGCTACAGCGCCGATGGCAAACAATTAATGCGAGTGCAAACCGGATATATTTCTGCTTTACAAAAAGCTTATTATGAAGGAATTCGTAGCTGTGCGATCGTCTTTATGCACGGTTATCGTTATCCAGAACACGAAGAACAAGTAGCAGATATTGCCAAAAGAATTGGCTTTTCTCAAATATCGGTTTCGCACGAAGTAAGCCCGTCGATGAAACTTGTCAGTCGCGGCGATACCACTGTCGTTGATGCTTATTTATCTCCTATTTTGCGGCGATATGTTAATCAAGTAAGCAGTCAATTAGGTGATACCAAATTGATGTTTATGCAGTCAAATGGCGGACTGGCAGATGCTAAAACATTTCAAGGAAAAGATAGCATTTTATCCGGCCCTGCGGGGGGAATTGTTGGTGCAGTGCAAACTAGTTTAATGGCAGGTTTCGATAAAATTATTACTTTTGATATGGGTGGAACTTCCACCGATGTTGCCCATTACAATGGCGAATACGAACGCACATTGGAAACAGAAGTGGCGGGGGTGCGACTGCGGACGCCGATGATGGCTATTCATACGGTGGCGGCTGGTGGTGGTTCGATTATATACTTTGACGGTGCGAGGTATCGCGTAGGGCCAGAATCGGCGGGAGCTAACCCCGGCCCTGCTTGTTATCGCAAGGGTGGCCCTTTAACGGTGACGGATTGCAACGTGATGGTGGGTAAGTTGCAACCGGAGTTTTTCCCCAAGGTGTTTGGCGAAAATGGCGATTTGCCTTTGGATGGGGAGGTTGTGCGGCAGAAGTTTGGGGAATTGGTAGGGGAAATCGGGGGTGATGTAAAAGCGGAAGAAGTGGCGGCTGGTTTTTTGGCGATCGCAGTTGATAAAATGGCCAACGCGATTAAAAAGATTTCCCTTCAGCGCGGATATGATGTTTCAGAATATACTTTGTGTTGCTTCGGTGGTGCAGGAGGACAACACGCTTGTCTGATTGCCGATGCTTTGGGAATGAAGCAGGTGTTTCTCCATCCTTACGCAGGGGTGTTATCCGCTTATGGTATGGGATTGGCGGATGTGCGCGTGATTCGGGAAAAGGCAGTTGAGGCAAGGTTGAGTGAGGATTTGTTGTCATCGTTGGAGGAAATGTTGGCGCAGTTGGTGAGGGAGGGAGAGGAAGAATTAAACCGCAGAGGCGCAGAGGACGCAGAGAGAAAAGAGAAGAAGATAGAGATTTTTCGTAAGGTGCATTTGCGATATGAGGGAACTGATTCGGCGCTGATTATTGATTTTAGTAATATGGCGGCAATGGGGCGGGATTTTGAAAAGGCGCATCGTCAACGTTATGGTTTCATCGCATCAGAAAAGGCGTTAATTGTTGAGGCGGTTTCGGTTGAAGTGGTGGGTAAAAATGATGTGCCGGAAGAATCTATAATTGAGCGAAAAACAAATGATTCTGCTTCGCCAGTAGCAGTGGTGCAAATGTATGCGGCGGGTGATTGGCGGGAAACTCCTGTTTATCATCGGGATGATTTGCAACCGGGAGATATTATTGTTGGGCCCGCAATTATTATAGAGCAAACTGGTACGAATGCGATCGAACCAAATTGGCAAGCCGAATTAACGAATCGAAATCACTTAATTTTATCTAAATTTGATAACGAAGGAGGACTAAAGTCCTCACTACAAACGGTTCGTAGTAAGGACTTTAGTCCTTTGAATCTAAAATCGCCAGATCCGGTGATGTTGGAAATTTTCAATAATTTGTTTCGCGCCATTGCCGAACAAATGGGTATCACTCTCCAAAATACTTCATCATCCGTGAATATCAAAGAACGGCTAGATTTTTCTTGTGCAATCTTTGATGGAAATGCACAACTCGTGGCAAATGCGCCTCACATTCCCGTCCATTTAGGTTCGATGAATGAAAGCGTAAAAAGCTTAATAAACGCCTGGGGAAATAATATCAAATCAGGTGATGTTTATATTTTGAATAATCCCTACAACGGTGGCACTCACTTACCTGATATCACCGTCATTACTCCGGTTTTTCCTCTTTCAACTTCTCACTCTTCCTTATCCCCACTTTTCTATGTTGCTTCGCGAGGACATCATGCTGACATCGGTGGAATCACTCCCGGTTCAATGCCTCCTAATAGTAAAACTGTGGAAGAAGAAGGTATATTAATTGATAATTTCCAATTAGTAGAACAAGGTGATTTTCGAGAAAAAGAATTACTAGAACTTCTCAGTTCAGGCAATTACCCAGTGAGAA
It encodes:
- a CDS encoding DICT sensory domain-containing protein produces the protein MSIQTSVLAGLLEELPQLRPQMYFKSSLTALSHAMEDQVLAGSDQPLVIANFQRERFYRQEAHRYKRIAQKSNQVYVLAAPETDFCSRSDTYETIAFDPQDILSQEWHLVVIGQQYASCIVCRERQVPIMPSPEHMHVDIDPSRRFEGIWTFDRQVSCKAAELLLDKILVYRPELAKKIKQVKTKLLAKASSRGQNIDPDPFAQRLVTYLQAGQYKLLKAYRSIAKQESKERLVNSITTAIRQSLNPQEVLAKAALELGQAMQVCRCLIYRCKETDIETTNLHEFLTPGVRSLAGEKWPLQQNPLFQEVAQGLVPVYVADTQKNTAINNSPQLKELVRRSKIASWLLVPVVDKGSKLLGMVELHHCGTKPHQWQEEDVELVEAIANQIGVALIQAEAYANLEDLNQQLEALERTRSNLIAITGHELRTPLSTIQVCLESLASEPDMSLELRQVMLNSALADGERMRKLVQDFLTLSQLESGRVQWHPEALEFQECVDLAISSTHARRSKEELPQIAAQVPAKLPLVKADGEWLVEVLSKLLDNACKFTDPEGQVTIEAKVNGNRMVKVTVADTGRGIEPNRLETVFDRFYQEEGALRRTTGGTGLGLAICRQIVNGWGGQIWAESAGKDQGSQLHFTIPIVESPKVSKRMKDEV
- a CDS encoding NADPH-dependent FMN reductase, which gives rise to MVKIVGIGGSLRTDSYSQQALNLAALRVEALGAEVEILDLREMNLPFCNGEDEYPDYPDVEKLRNAVRSADGLILATPEYHGSVSGVLKNALDLMSFEHLSDKVVGTISVLGGQSNNNALNDLRVILRWVHAWVIPEQVAIGQAWKAFGSDGKLLDEKLSQRFDKFAESLIESTRKLRGVA
- a CDS encoding DevA family ABC transporter ATP-binding protein, with the protein product MTAVISIQNLNHYFGKGQLRKQALFDINLEINAGEIIIMTGPSGSGKTTLLTLVGGLRSAQEGSLKVLGKELCRANEKQLTEIRRQNGYIFQAHNLHGSLTALQNVRMGLEVHPKISPAEMNDRAKEMLEAVGLGNRVNYYPDDLSGGQKQRVAIARALVSQPKIVLADEPTAALDKKSGRDVVELMQKLAKEQGCTILLVTHDNRILDIADRIVYMEDGRLISDGNLDALAIAS
- the devC gene encoding ABC transporter permease DevC, producing MIGFIDTIRRRTPLGWLQLSRHKSRLLVALSGIAFADVLMFMQLGFQNALYDSNTRLNRALEGDIVLMSPQARNTQSLSTFSRRRLYQAADVPGVESAQAMYINTISWKNPQTRKKTTVQVLGISTEQPALKLPEINAQLDKIRLPDHFLFDRGARGDYQQVFTQLEAGKEVTTEIDKRTITISGLFKLGASFGADGSIISSDENFLRLFPKRQAGSVNLGLIDIEPGADSTQVAAALKAYLPDDVKVLTIEEFVKFEEDYWKSGSPIGFIFGLGVAMGFIVGVIIVYQVLSTDVNAHIKEYATFKAMGYHNSYLLGVIFEEAIILAVLGFLPGFVVPIGLYHVTRTATNLPLYMTLARAIMVLTLTIIMCVISGTIATSKLQSADPADMF
- a CDS encoding ABC exporter membrane fusion protein, which encodes MVRDLTVKDFPFLKPIPRQVVILGIAASLGIAGMTASRVLNLQLPDSAKESQVSQVVVPQVTTVTALGRLEPAGEVIKLSPPSSSQGSRVEQLLVKEGDSVKAGQVIAILDNRDRLQAAYEKSQEAVQVAKANLAKVQAGAKEGEIEAQKAEIGRIQAQSLGDERAQRETLARLEAQWLGDKATTQATLARLEAQWEGDKRAQQATIKRLEAELENAKSEFRRYEQLYKEGAIAQSIFDSKRLSVQTLTEQLTEAKAILARTDATGSKQISEAKANLERITATGSKQINEAKAVLARIQATGSQQASSAQATLNKIAEVRPVDVAAAQAELRQAIASAKEAKANLDQTYLKAPQEGVIFKIHTRPGETVSNNGIVEIGQVNQMMAVAEVYQTDVSKIEPGQKVRIESTSLPGDIHGIVDRIGWQIERQNVINSDPSENIDSRVVEVHIRLDEASTQKAAKFTNLQVKVAIEL
- a CDS encoding TetR/AcrR family transcriptional regulator, with the protein product MKKADSDRAGRSQSTDKVEAILQGAMQEFLAHGYAATTMDKVTAAAGVSKTTVYSYFQDKESLFAALVERLVDDHCQAALNPEDAQSWEGETSEVLQRFGVNFLENVKSKEQLRDLVRLIIAESGRFPVLAQIFVRKVDKKVFQLLVKYFVSNQELQLPDPEAAARVFLGSLVHFVIVQDMLHAKDIMPMESDRLINILVYLLTANLREKSDDRYSGTRQKSSRRKRSPSGKFEPDYQSEPKRLRSIRLTDTAWEKLAEIAKENELTRSELIENLARQEEI
- a CDS encoding hydantoinase B/oxoprolinase family protein; the encoded protein is MNSQENRWQFWIDRGGTFTDIVARRPDGRLVIHKLLSENPERYPDAPVQGIRDILGVSADAPIPSDQIEVVKMGTTVATNALLERKGDRTVLLITKGFRDALRIGYQNRPDIFARHIVLPEMLYEQAIEVEERYSADGKQLMRVQTGYISALQKAYYEGIRSCAIVFMHGYRYPEHEEQVADIAKRIGFSQISVSHEVSPSMKLVSRGDTTVVDAYLSPILRRYVNQVSSQLGDTKLMFMQSNGGLADAKTFQGKDSILSGPAGGIVGAVQTSLMAGFDKIITFDMGGTSTDVAHYNGEYERTLETEVAGVRLRTPMMAIHTVAAGGGSIIYFDGARYRVGPESAGANPGPACYRKGGPLTVTDCNVMVGKLQPEFFPKVFGENGDLPLDGEVVRQKFGELVGEIGGDVKAEEVAAGFLAIAVDKMANAIKKISLQRGYDVSEYTLCCFGGAGGQHACLIADALGMKQVFLHPYAGVLSAYGMGLADVRVIREKAVEARLSEDLLSSLEEMLAQLVREGEEELNRRGAEDAERKEKKIEIFRKVHLRYEGTDSALIIDFSNMAAMGRDFEKAHRQRYGFIASEKALIVEAVSVEVVGKNDVPEESIIERKTNDSASPVAVVQMYAAGDWRETPVYHRDDLQPGDIIVGPAIIIEQTGTNAIEPNWQAELTNRNHLILSKFDNEGGLKSSLQTVRSKDFSPLNLKSPDPVMLEIFNNLFRAIAEQMGITLQNTSSSVNIKERLDFSCAIFDGNAQLVANAPHIPVHLGSMNESVKSLINAWGNNIKSGDVYILNNPYNGGTHLPDITVITPVFPLSTSHSSLSPLFYVASRGHHADIGGITPGSMPPNSKTVEEEGILIDNFQLVEQGDFREKELLELLSSGNYPVRNPAQNIADLQAQIAANERGVQELAKMVEHYGLEIVQAYMQFVQDNAEESVRRAIEVLQDGSFTCPLDNGSQIQVKIAIDKTNRSAKIDFTGTSPQLDSNFNAPSAVCKAAVLYVFRTLVNDDIPLNAGCLKPLEIIIPEGCMLNPQYPAAVVAGNVETSQAITDALYGALGVMAASQGTMNNFTFGNEKYQYYETICGGSGAGAGFDGTDAVHTHMTNSRLTDPEVLEWRFPVLLESFSIRPNSGGNGQYRGGNGVIRRLRFLENMTAGILSGRRVVAPFGLNGAESGAVGKNYVQRKDGTVKELGSTGVVEMNIGDVFAIETPGGGGYNQL